In one Dehalogenimonas formicexedens genomic region, the following are encoded:
- a CDS encoding ribonuclease HI family protein, with protein MTQLIANTDGACRGNPGASAIGVIIRTPSGQVLKTICRAIGNMTNNQAEYHAVIAALEEALKLGATDLSLNADSELTVKQLSGKYQVKNPGLALLYARAKALESRFKSVRYTYIPRERNREADALANQAFKG; from the coding sequence TTGACCCAACTTATCGCTAACACCGACGGCGCCTGCCGCGGCAACCCGGGCGCTTCGGCTATCGGGGTCATCATCCGGACGCCTTCGGGGCAGGTGCTAAAGACGATTTGCCGCGCTATTGGCAACATGACCAACAACCAGGCGGAATACCATGCGGTTATCGCGGCGCTGGAGGAGGCTCTCAAACTGGGAGCGACGGATTTATCGCTCAATGCCGATTCCGAATTGACCGTCAAGCAACTCTCCGGCAAGTACCAGGTTAAGAATCCGGGTTTGGCGCTTCTGTACGCCAGGGCTAAGGCGCTTGAGTCCAGGTTCAAAAGCGTCAGGTATACCTATATTCCTCGTGAAAGAAACCGCGAAGCTGATGCCCTGGCTAACCAGGCTTTCAAGGGCTGA
- a CDS encoding zinc ribbon domain-containing protein: MNIPRLLYQLQEIDLASDAAREKSTRIQNELATDPLAAERAAIGRWQTELKRLQHELRENDAQVDDFTDRIKGYEEKLYSGRITSPKELTTLQKDVELLRGHRVPYEDKSLELMEALEATEKTISDAEIALQRHVEALAAHNGELKGQLNSAMAELFELEARRAGLLPEIPSEVQVQYQALRKQKGKAISKVEQGTCRGCGIAVSPAWLHRARAGDVVRCANCNRIIYLE, encoded by the coding sequence GTGAATATTCCCCGTTTGCTATACCAGTTGCAGGAAATCGATCTGGCATCGGATGCCGCCAGGGAAAAATCAACGCGCATTCAGAACGAGTTGGCGACCGACCCGCTGGCGGCGGAGCGTGCCGCGATCGGAAGATGGCAAACCGAGCTGAAGCGCCTGCAGCATGAACTCAGGGAAAACGACGCCCAGGTCGACGATTTCACCGACCGGATCAAAGGCTACGAGGAAAAGCTTTACAGCGGCCGGATCACCAGCCCAAAAGAGCTCACCACCCTGCAGAAAGATGTCGAACTGTTGAGGGGACACCGGGTTCCCTACGAAGATAAATCGCTGGAGTTGATGGAAGCGCTCGAAGCCACAGAGAAAACGATCTCAGACGCCGAGATAGCCCTGCAAAGGCATGTGGAAGCCTTGGCAGCCCATAATGGTGAACTTAAGGGCCAGTTGAATTCCGCCATGGCCGAACTTTTCGAGCTTGAGGCACGCCGGGCCGGGCTTCTTCCTGAGATACCGTCTGAAGTACAGGTCCAGTATCAGGCCCTCCGAAAACAGAAAGGCAAGGCCATCTCCAAGGTCGAGCAGGGTACCTGCAGAGGCTGCGGCATCGCGGTGAGCCCAGCGTGGCTGCATAGGGCGCGCGCTGGCGATGTAGTACGGTGCGCCAACTGCAACCGCATCATATATCTGGAGTGA
- a CDS encoding superinfection immunity protein, which translates to MIDNIFDFFFGSFPGFIAFIFTVLIYFLPTIIAFARHKNFWIIGGFNILLGLTITGGILFADAFLGLTFFGWMLALVWSVKK; encoded by the coding sequence ATGATTGATAACATTTTCGATTTTTTCTTCGGGAGTTTTCCCGGATTTATTGCCTTTATCTTTACTGTCTTGATTTATTTCTTGCCAACCATTATCGCTTTTGCGAGACATAAGAATTTTTGGATTATCGGCGGTTTCAACATCTTGCTCGGTTTGACTATCACCGGAGGCATACTTTTCGCGGATGCGTTTTTGGGGCTAACTTTTTTTGGATGGATGTTAGCCCTGGTTTGGTCGGTCAAGAAGTAA
- the mraZ gene encoding division/cell wall cluster transcriptional repressor MraZ: protein MGEGGGSQRMLFFGEFHYKLDEKGRLPVPPHFRAPLQEGIVLAPGLDGCIDAYSNKEWEVFSSGIAAASTSPSKLRKLKRTMFGQAFPASIDGQGRISLPEPLRFYAGIKTDAVVVGVSDHLEIWSKSAWDSEKADDQAQVWQIMEGLEKR, encoded by the coding sequence GTGGGAGAAGGCGGGGGCTCCCAGCGAATGTTGTTTTTCGGTGAATTCCATTACAAGTTAGACGAAAAAGGCCGATTGCCGGTGCCTCCCCATTTCCGCGCGCCCCTGCAAGAAGGCATCGTCCTGGCACCCGGCCTGGATGGCTGCATCGACGCTTATTCCAACAAGGAATGGGAAGTATTTTCCTCGGGTATCGCCGCCGCGTCAACCAGCCCCTCCAAGCTGCGCAAGCTCAAGCGCACCATGTTCGGCCAGGCTTTTCCGGCCTCGATCGACGGCCAGGGAAGGATTTCACTGCCCGAGCCCCTGCGTTTTTACGCCGGCATAAAGACCGATGCCGTGGTTGTCGGGGTTTCCGACCACTTGGAAATCTGGAGCAAGTCCGCCTGGGATTCGGAAAAAGCCGATGACCAGGCCCAGGTCTGGCAAATCATGGAAGGGCTGGAAAAGCGCTAA
- the rsmH gene encoding 16S rRNA (cytosine(1402)-N(4))-methyltransferase RsmH has translation MPISHLPVMLDETLQALAVGPGGRYIDGTVGAAGHSRAILELASPGGQLLGFDSDPGSLEIARRNLAGFEGSYLLINQNFATMETAARAHDFYPVNGILLDLGLASMQLSETGRGFSFQYDAPLDMRFSPEQKLTAAEIVNSYAEAEIADILWRYGEERFSRKIARRIVESRTLKTTVELANLVAKTIGRSGDIHPATRTFQALRIAVNEELPRLESALEQATRLLGFGGRLVVISYHSLEDRIVKQFMQQESTDCICPADLPECRCGHAARLRILNKKVITPSEDELRTNPRSRSAKLRAAERILSREEPGVSLEDHFFLRERRTRVARYGLEAGLPTLRRGPPGFTAGSICPDKRRAAM, from the coding sequence ATGCCGATCTCCCATCTGCCGGTAATGCTCGATGAAACGCTGCAGGCCCTGGCGGTCGGTCCGGGCGGGCGTTATATCGACGGCACCGTCGGCGCCGCGGGTCATTCCCGCGCCATCCTGGAACTGGCTTCCCCCGGCGGTCAGCTCCTCGGCTTCGACTCCGATCCCGGAAGCCTTGAAATCGCCCGGCGGAACCTTGCCGGGTTCGAAGGTTCTTACCTTTTGATCAACCAGAACTTTGCCACCATGGAGACGGCGGCCAGGGCTCATGACTTTTACCCGGTAAACGGCATTTTATTGGACCTCGGCCTGGCGTCGATGCAGCTCTCCGAAACCGGCCGGGGCTTTTCATTCCAGTACGACGCTCCCCTGGACATGCGTTTCTCGCCGGAGCAGAAACTGACCGCCGCCGAGATCGTTAATTCCTACGCCGAGGCAGAGATCGCCGACATCCTGTGGCGCTACGGCGAGGAGCGCTTCAGCCGCAAGATCGCGCGGCGAATCGTCGAGTCGCGCACGCTCAAGACAACCGTCGAACTTGCCAACCTTGTGGCCAAAACCATCGGCCGGTCCGGCGACATCCATCCGGCCACCCGCACTTTCCAGGCGCTCCGCATCGCCGTCAACGAGGAGCTCCCCCGGCTTGAAAGCGCCCTTGAGCAGGCGACGCGCCTGCTCGGTTTCGGCGGCAGGCTGGTGGTCATCAGCTATCACTCGCTGGAGGACCGCATCGTCAAGCAGTTCATGCAGCAGGAATCGACTGACTGCATTTGCCCCGCCGATCTGCCGGAGTGCCGCTGCGGCCATGCCGCCAGGCTGCGGATTTTGAATAAGAAGGTCATTACCCCGTCTGAAGACGAATTACGTACCAATCCTAGGAGCCGCAGCGCCAAGCTGCGGGCTGCCGAGCGCATCCTCAGCCGTGAGGAGCCGGGGGTGTCGCTTGAAGACCATTTTTTTCTGAGAGAGAGAAGAACAAGAGTGGCCAGGTATGGCCTTGAGGCGGGCCTCCCCACTCTTCGCCGCGGACCACCCGGATTCACCGCCGGGTCAATCTGCCCTGACAAAAGGAGGGCAGCGATGTGA